A single region of the bacterium genome encodes:
- the aceE gene encoding pyruvate dehydrogenase (acetyl-transferring), homodimeric type, with protein sequence MSDPESNPKDIALGDADPQETLEWLEALDGVFEREGIERAHFLIGRLVRRARRKGAHLPYRATTAYINTISDALQKTSPGDSRLEERIRSFIRWNAMAMVVQANRVDPALGGHISSFASAATLYDVGFNHFFHAPNEEHGGDLLYIQGHSAPGIYARAFLEGRLTEEQLHNFRQEVEPGGLSSYPHPRLMPDFWQFPTVSMGLGPLMAIYQARFMRYLHDRGIVDTSGRKVWAFLGDGETDEPESLGAISLAGREKLDNLVFVVNCNLQRLDGPVRGNGKIIQELEANFRGNGWNVIKVIWGSRWDPLIAKDSSGILRKRMEEAVDGEYQAYQVRGGAYTREHFFGKYPELADMVATMSDDDIWRLNRGGHDPHKVYAAYAEAVSHEGQPTVILAKTVKGYGTGEAGEGQNVTHQMHDMAESSLRAFRDRFNIPISDDEIGKAPFYTPDPDSPEMRYMHERRRALGGYLPTRSTDAPKLEVPGLDAFDALLKGTGDREMSSTMAAVRILQVLTRDKAMGKHVVPIVPDESRTFGMEGMFRRLGIYSSVGQLYDPVDSDQVAYYREETDGQILQEGINEAGAMASFIAAGSSYANHGVQMIPFYIFYSMFGFQRIGDLAWAAGDMQCRGFLLGGTAGRTTLAGEGLQHQDGHSHLLANTVPSCLSYDPTFAYELAVIVQDGLRRMVQDGEAIYYYLTVMNEKYPQPEMPEGVESGILKGMYRFREGQGGGPRVQLLGSGTILREVLAAAEMLEKDHGVSADVWSVTSFNELARDGQDVERWNTLHPGDEPKMSFVERQLTNSSGPIVAATDYQRLYSEQIRAFLPHGRSYRTLGTDGWGRSDGREKLRQFFEVYRNDVCVAALASLADEGVVDRDHVSRAIRKYGLETEASAPRHR encoded by the coding sequence ATGTCGGATCCCGAGTCCAATCCCAAGGACATCGCCCTGGGAGATGCCGATCCGCAGGAGACGCTCGAGTGGCTCGAAGCCCTCGACGGCGTCTTCGAGCGCGAGGGAATCGAGCGCGCGCACTTCCTGATCGGGCGCCTCGTTCGACGGGCGCGTCGAAAGGGCGCGCACCTTCCGTATCGCGCGACGACGGCGTACATCAACACGATCTCCGACGCGCTCCAGAAGACGAGTCCCGGTGATTCCAGGCTCGAGGAACGGATCCGGTCCTTCATTCGCTGGAACGCGATGGCGATGGTCGTCCAGGCGAACCGGGTCGATCCCGCGCTCGGAGGCCACATCTCCTCGTTCGCCTCCGCCGCGACGCTCTACGACGTCGGCTTCAATCACTTCTTCCACGCGCCGAACGAAGAGCACGGCGGCGACCTGCTCTACATCCAGGGCCACTCCGCGCCCGGGATCTACGCTCGCGCCTTCCTCGAAGGCCGGCTGACCGAGGAGCAGCTCCACAACTTCCGTCAGGAGGTGGAGCCCGGTGGCCTCTCGTCGTACCCGCATCCGCGGCTGATGCCCGACTTCTGGCAGTTCCCCACGGTCTCGATGGGCCTCGGGCCGCTGATGGCGATCTACCAGGCCCGCTTCATGCGCTACCTGCACGACCGGGGGATCGTCGACACGTCCGGGCGGAAGGTCTGGGCGTTTCTCGGAGACGGCGAGACCGACGAGCCCGAGAGCCTGGGGGCGATCTCGCTCGCCGGGCGGGAGAAGCTCGACAACCTCGTCTTCGTCGTGAACTGCAATCTCCAGCGTCTCGACGGCCCGGTCCGGGGCAACGGCAAGATCATCCAGGAGCTCGAAGCGAATTTTCGTGGCAACGGCTGGAACGTGATCAAGGTGATCTGGGGCAGTCGTTGGGATCCCCTGATCGCCAAGGACTCCTCCGGCATCCTCCGGAAGCGGATGGAAGAGGCCGTCGACGGGGAGTACCAGGCCTATCAGGTGCGCGGCGGGGCCTACACCCGCGAACACTTCTTCGGCAAGTATCCGGAGCTGGCGGACATGGTCGCGACGATGTCCGACGACGACATCTGGCGCCTCAATCGGGGCGGCCACGACCCGCACAAGGTCTACGCCGCCTACGCCGAAGCCGTTTCGCACGAGGGGCAGCCGACCGTCATCCTGGCGAAGACGGTGAAGGGCTACGGGACGGGGGAGGCCGGCGAAGGCCAGAACGTCACGCACCAGATGCACGACATGGCCGAGTCGTCGCTCCGCGCCTTCCGAGATCGGTTCAACATCCCGATTTCCGACGACGAGATCGGGAAGGCGCCGTTCTACACGCCCGATCCCGACAGCCCGGAGATGCGGTACATGCACGAGCGCCGGCGCGCGCTCGGTGGCTATCTACCGACGCGGAGCACCGACGCGCCGAAGCTCGAGGTGCCCGGTCTCGATGCGTTCGACGCGCTCCTCAAGGGGACCGGGGACCGCGAGATGTCGTCGACGATGGCGGCGGTGCGTATTCTGCAGGTCCTGACCCGGGACAAGGCGATGGGCAAGCACGTCGTCCCGATCGTGCCGGACGAGAGCCGAACGTTCGGGATGGAGGGCATGTTCCGTCGGCTCGGGATCTACTCCTCGGTCGGCCAGCTCTACGATCCGGTCGACTCGGACCAGGTCGCCTACTACCGCGAAGAGACGGACGGCCAGATCCTCCAGGAGGGGATCAACGAGGCCGGCGCGATGGCTTCGTTCATCGCGGCGGGCAGCAGCTACGCCAACCACGGCGTGCAGATGATCCCGTTCTACATCTTCTACTCGATGTTCGGCTTCCAGCGGATCGGCGATCTCGCGTGGGCCGCCGGCGACATGCAGTGCCGGGGCTTCCTGCTCGGGGGGACCGCCGGACGGACGACGCTGGCCGGGGAAGGACTGCAGCACCAGGACGGCCACAGTCACCTGCTCGCGAATACCGTTCCGAGCTGTCTCTCCTACGACCCGACCTTCGCCTACGAGCTGGCGGTGATCGTGCAGGACGGCCTCCGTCGGATGGTTCAGGACGGCGAGGCCATCTACTACTACTTGACCGTGATGAACGAGAAGTACCCGCAGCCGGAGATGCCGGAGGGGGTCGAGAGCGGGATCCTCAAGGGGATGTACCGCTTTCGTGAGGGGCAGGGCGGCGGACCGAGGGTCCAGCTGCTCGGCTCGGGGACGATCCTGCGCGAGGTCCTCGCGGCGGCGGAGATGCTCGAGAAGGACCACGGCGTGAGCGCCGACGTCTGGAGCGTCACGAGCTTCAACGAGCTCGCCCGGGACGGGCAGGACGTCGAACGCTGGAACACCCTGCATCCGGGCGACGAGCCGAAGATGAGCTTCGTCGAGCGACAGCTCACGAACTCGAGCGGCCCCATCGTCGCGGCGACGGACTACCAGCGGCTCTACTCCGAGCAGATTCGTGCGTTCCTCCCCCACGGTCGCAGCTACAGGACGCTCGGGACCGACGGCTGGGGACGCAGCGATGGCCGAGAGAAGCTCCGGCAATTCTTCGAGGTATATCGGAACGACGTCTGCGTGGCCGCCCTGGCATCGCTGGCGGACGAGGGCGTCGTCGATCGCGACCACGTGAGTCGCGCGATCCGCAAGTACGGACTGGAGACGGAGGCGAGCGCGCCGCGCCACCGCTAG
- a CDS encoding Bax inhibitor-1 family protein translates to MSAPQDFGQTSAPIGQMGVDARADFITKTYNHLMGAIVAFVGVELLLFGSGLAGTIAETMMGLPGGWLTVLGGFMLVGWLAQNVAMRSESLSSQYMALTAYVVAEAFIFVPLLYLANAVAPGVISSAAIVTLLGFAGLTAVVFTTRKDFSFLASFVRFGFILAIVAIIAALLFGFHLGTWFSVAMIGLAGAAILYDTSNVLHHYPEDRYVAASLSLFASVAVLFWYVLRLFLASDD, encoded by the coding sequence ATGAGTGCACCGCAGGACTTCGGCCAGACGAGCGCCCCGATCGGGCAGATGGGCGTCGACGCGCGCGCCGACTTCATCACGAAGACCTACAACCACCTGATGGGCGCGATCGTCGCGTTCGTCGGCGTCGAGCTGCTGCTCTTCGGCTCCGGGCTCGCCGGCACGATCGCCGAGACGATGATGGGACTGCCCGGCGGCTGGCTGACGGTCCTCGGCGGCTTCATGCTGGTGGGTTGGCTCGCGCAGAACGTGGCGATGCGAAGTGAATCCCTCTCGTCGCAGTACATGGCCCTCACGGCCTATGTCGTCGCAGAAGCCTTCATCTTCGTGCCGTTGCTCTACCTGGCGAACGCCGTCGCGCCGGGCGTGATCTCGAGCGCCGCGATCGTCACGCTGCTCGGGTTCGCCGGGCTGACCGCCGTCGTCTTCACGACCCGCAAGGACTTCAGCTTCCTGGCGAGCTTCGTTCGCTTCGGCTTCATCCTGGCGATCGTCGCGATCATCGCGGCGCTGCTCTTCGGCTTCCACCTGGGGACGTGGTTCTCCGTCGCGATGATCGGACTCGCCGGAGCGGCGATCCTCTACGACACGTCGAACGTGCTCCACCACTATCCGGAAGACCGCTACGTGGCGGCGTCGCTCTCGCTCTTCGCGTCGGTGGCCGTCCTCTTCTGGTACGTGCTGCGGCTCTTCCTCGCGTCGGACGACTAG
- a CDS encoding HPF/RaiA family ribosome-associated protein: MDIQWHVVTDLDARRREAAEARIRKLGEGQKDLIHVVVHVEGSNHHQHGAAEAKIRCQAKGRELIAHERDDEPELALSRAVDVFEREVRSMRAKRRDHRGAARPMPVESEEEDVAVGE, from the coding sequence ATGGATATCCAATGGCACGTCGTGACCGATCTCGATGCCCGAAGACGAGAGGCCGCCGAAGCCCGGATCCGGAAGCTGGGTGAAGGCCAGAAGGACCTGATCCACGTGGTCGTCCACGTAGAGGGCAGCAATCACCATCAGCACGGCGCGGCGGAAGCGAAGATCCGCTGCCAGGCGAAGGGGCGCGAGCTGATCGCCCACGAACGGGACGACGAGCCCGAGCTGGCCCTTTCCCGGGCCGTGGACGTCTTCGAACGCGAGGTCCGCTCGATGCGGGCCAAGCGTCGCGACCACCGCGGCGCTGCGCGTCCGATGCCGGTGGAGAGCGAAGAAGAAGACGTGGCCGTAGGGGAATAG